Proteins from a single region of Candidatus Dependentiae bacterium:
- a CDS encoding glutamate--tRNA ligase — protein sequence MKNNIRVRFAPSPTGFMHLGNVRAALLNYLFAKQNNGTFILRIEDTDEQRNIQEATLQIFQDLRWLSLRYQEGCDAGGNFGPYQQSERKHLYDQVLVNLIELTRVYRCFCSPEILEEKRQQQIAAHKPPRYDRTCLHYPSEKVQRKLEAGLKFIWRFQFNNNQLLDMHDLAKGTITFDTQHFSDFAVTREDGSYTFIFANFVDDYLMRISHVIRGEDHTSNTAMQLALYDALAVKAPTYWHLPIICNLEGTKLSKRDFGFSLGDLRKSGYLPEAICNYLAIIGGSFEQEIQSLDELVKNFNFSHIPSSSGIRYDVEKLTWFNHKWINKISTHDLSERLKPFLHAAFPQSKNLDDTLLEKLIEKIKTELHKLEDIQKILSFYFQEPVLNHEELALAMPQEKIDSALEILRTQAAQSTDKETFLSSIKLAAKAAGLSIKEIFTPLRFMLTGTTHGIGIQDLLEMLDFKTVKARLLQN from the coding sequence ATGAAAAACAATATTCGAGTTCGCTTTGCACCATCCCCAACTGGATTCATGCACCTGGGCAATGTTCGCGCAGCATTACTTAATTATCTTTTTGCAAAACAAAACAACGGCACCTTTATTCTTCGTATCGAAGATACCGACGAACAAAGAAATATCCAAGAAGCTACGCTTCAAATTTTTCAAGATTTGCGATGGCTGAGCTTACGCTATCAAGAAGGATGCGATGCTGGCGGAAACTTTGGACCTTACCAGCAATCTGAACGCAAGCATTTGTATGACCAAGTGCTCGTAAACTTAATTGAACTCACACGCGTCTACCGCTGCTTTTGCTCTCCAGAAATTTTAGAAGAAAAACGCCAACAGCAAATTGCTGCTCACAAACCACCGCGCTATGACCGCACCTGCTTACACTATCCAAGTGAAAAAGTGCAACGCAAGCTTGAAGCAGGGCTAAAATTTATCTGGCGCTTCCAGTTTAATAACAATCAACTCCTTGATATGCACGACCTTGCAAAAGGAACAATCACTTTTGATACGCAGCACTTTTCAGACTTTGCAGTCACACGCGAAGATGGCTCATATACTTTTATTTTTGCCAACTTTGTTGATGATTATTTAATGCGCATTTCACACGTTATTCGTGGTGAAGATCATACATCCAACACCGCAATGCAGTTAGCACTCTACGATGCTCTTGCGGTCAAAGCACCTACCTATTGGCACTTGCCTATCATCTGCAACCTTGAAGGGACTAAGCTTTCAAAACGTGATTTTGGCTTCAGCCTGGGCGACTTACGCAAATCTGGCTATCTGCCAGAAGCAATTTGTAATTACTTGGCAATTATCGGCGGCTCATTTGAGCAAGAGATTCAAAGCCTTGATGAATTAGTTAAAAATTTCAATTTCTCACACATTCCATCAAGCAGCGGAATTCGTTACGATGTTGAAAAACTTACCTGGTTTAATCACAAATGGATTAATAAAATCTCAACGCATGATTTATCTGAAAGACTTAAACCGTTTTTACATGCAGCTTTTCCACAAAGCAAAAATCTTGATGATACTCTCCTTGAAAAACTCATTGAAAAAATTAAAACTGAACTTCATAAATTAGAAGATATACAAAAAATTCTTAGTTTTTATTTTCAAGAACCGGTCTTGAACCACGAAGAACTTGCACTTGCCATGCCGCAAGAAAAAATTGATTCTGCGCTTGAAATATTGCGCACTCAAGCAGCGCAAAGTACCGATAAAGAAACGTTTTTGAGTAGTATTAAGTTAGCCGCAAAAGCTGCTGGGCTTTCAATTAAAGAAATATTTACCCCACTACGCTTTATGTTAACGGGAACAACCCACGGGATTGGTATTCAAGACTTACTCGAAATGCTTGATTTTAAAACAGTAAAAGCTAGACTCTTGCAGAATTAA
- a CDS encoding ComEC/Rec2 family competence protein, whose amino-acid sequence MSTRINRFLSPFLLPLTSTALGIYLEYYFQIPIFALIIACIGANIATLLFLVRSLSFGITLSLCMVFFSTGGLVLKIQQMEFNHTRTQLIGKNLTLHGTITDRETLPDRKQVITINVTQISDISAGRITQLNCNIQCYTRFSTGFLVGDIVTVSNVAIPKKPPELRFPSFNDYLAKEYIHASLFLNSNKQIDLVERPEKSFARWLWSLREQSYKKITHKLSSRSTTFLGLLFFGKKKYKEVDSLRILFNQWGLAHYLARSGLHIVLLIGIWSFLFSFLPINLWIKWLLLLMIASMYALLSWPSVPFIRAILVFGLSSMGRLLWHHVNVLHLLSLVCLSMLLLNSLHLFFLDFQLTFGLTFALLLSSR is encoded by the coding sequence ATGTCTACCAGGATTAACCGCTTTCTCTCTCCCTTTTTATTACCACTCACCAGTACTGCGCTTGGCATTTATCTTGAATACTATTTTCAGATACCAATTTTTGCTCTAATTATTGCTTGCATTGGAGCAAACATTGCAACACTTCTATTCCTTGTGCGCTCACTCAGTTTTGGAATAACGCTTTCCTTGTGTATGGTTTTCTTCTCTACAGGAGGCCTTGTTCTAAAAATTCAACAGATGGAATTTAATCATACACGCACACAGTTGATTGGAAAAAATTTAACACTCCACGGAACAATCACCGATCGAGAAACGCTTCCAGACAGAAAGCAGGTTATTACCATCAATGTTACTCAGATTAGTGACATTTCAGCAGGTCGCATAACACAGCTAAACTGCAACATACAATGTTACACACGGTTTTCAACGGGCTTTTTAGTAGGAGACATTGTAACAGTAAGCAATGTTGCAATACCTAAAAAGCCACCTGAGCTTCGATTCCCCAGCTTCAACGATTATTTGGCAAAAGAATATATCCATGCCTCCCTTTTTTTAAACTCAAATAAACAGATTGACCTGGTAGAAAGACCCGAAAAATCTTTTGCCCGATGGTTGTGGTCGTTACGTGAACAATCGTATAAAAAGATTACGCACAAACTTTCTTCTCGGTCTACTACATTTCTTGGTTTGCTTTTTTTTGGTAAGAAAAAATATAAAGAGGTCGATTCATTGCGCATACTTTTTAACCAATGGGGACTTGCACATTATCTTGCCCGCTCGGGGCTCCATATTGTTCTTTTGATTGGAATTTGGAGTTTTTTATTTTCATTTTTACCCATTAATCTTTGGATCAAATGGCTCTTGCTACTCATGATAGCCAGCATGTACGCACTCCTCAGTTGGCCCAGTGTACCATTTATTCGTGCAATCCTCGTATTCGGGCTTTCTTCAATGGGCCGACTTTTGTGGCATCATGTCAATGTACTTCATTTACTCAGCTTGGTTTGCTTAAGCATGCTCTTACTCAATTCTCTACATCTTTTCTTTTTAGACTTCCAACTCACCTTTGGACTTACTTTTGCACTTCTTTTGAGTAGCAGATAA
- a CDS encoding C40 family peptidase: MNLFAALLSTALCMIFMTRVIEAGYPCKMVVIASVANLVDTPGFDNAPHRGFSFSRNVPHLQTQLLCNDQVIALEEKVICDQKWVKVQVQEQKKVHFDDEKGLVISHYTGWMRARDLSLIFDNCNYRQDYIVSSLYKTMCIGESKVILPFGTKLHIGDEFIPGFCRAELIKNNGLVLSGKLDTLERDSFTQLPDLKNLTSDLLLQKELRDATVHYARLFLGMPYVWGGCSPYLSHVNHLTGVDCSGLIYLCYRACGFELPRDAHDQFLATYPVHPANLQPGDLVFFGAEHEQDGKKMVCINHVLMYTDQETLIEARGNQAYDNVDNMSDEERAVLLVCETPFEERLGKPLSQFFNGEFFQEKNVFVYFRTVFPLID, encoded by the coding sequence ATGAATCTTTTTGCAGCTTTATTAAGTACTGCTCTTTGTATGATTTTTATGACGCGGGTTATTGAGGCAGGCTATCCATGTAAAATGGTTGTAATTGCATCTGTTGCAAATTTGGTTGATACTCCTGGTTTTGATAATGCACCGCATAGAGGTTTTTCTTTTTCAAGAAACGTGCCTCATCTACAGACCCAGCTCTTATGTAACGATCAAGTTATAGCGCTCGAAGAAAAAGTTATCTGTGATCAAAAATGGGTTAAAGTGCAAGTTCAAGAACAAAAAAAAGTTCATTTTGATGATGAAAAAGGGTTAGTTATTTCTCATTATACAGGTTGGATGCGTGCAAGAGATTTGAGTTTGATTTTTGATAATTGTAATTATCGACAAGATTATATTGTTAGTAGTTTGTATAAAACTATGTGTATCGGTGAGTCAAAAGTAATACTTCCGTTTGGAACTAAGTTACATATTGGAGATGAATTTATACCTGGATTTTGTCGTGCTGAGCTCATCAAAAATAATGGGCTTGTTTTAAGTGGAAAGTTGGATACTTTGGAAAGAGATTCTTTTACGCAACTTCCTGATCTTAAGAATTTGACGAGTGACTTATTGCTTCAAAAGGAACTTCGAGATGCTACGGTGCACTATGCACGGCTTTTTCTTGGCATGCCCTATGTTTGGGGTGGTTGTTCTCCTTATCTCTCTCATGTTAATCATTTAACCGGTGTTGACTGTTCTGGCCTGATCTATTTATGTTATCGCGCTTGTGGATTTGAATTGCCGCGTGATGCGCACGATCAATTTCTTGCAACCTATCCGGTTCATCCAGCAAATTTGCAGCCAGGAGACTTGGTTTTTTTTGGAGCAGAGCATGAGCAAGATGGAAAAAAAATGGTATGCATTAACCATGTCCTCATGTATACCGATCAAGAGACGCTTATTGAGGCAAGAGGTAATCAGGCTTATGACAATGTTGATAATATGTCTGATGAAGAAAGAGCAGTCTTACTTGTATGCGAAACGCCTTTTGAAGAGCGGCTTGGAAAGCCCTTGAGTCAATTTTTTAATGGTGAATTTTTTCAAGAAAAAAATGTCTTTGTTTATTTTCGAACAGTATTCCCGTTAATAGACTAA
- a CDS encoding adenylyltransferase/cytidyltransferase family protein, producing MLFKRPLLIILAVVVVSTITLKRACFKPKQRRVYVDMVADMFHPGHVAFLKQARAFGDYLIVGLNNDEDVKSYKRLPIMNLEERTQAVSACKYVDEVIPNCPLRVTDEFIDQHKIDVVVHGDDFNPETIQHYYGVPIRRNMFKTVPYTKGVSTSDLIRRIRARAEGEI from the coding sequence ATGTTGTTCAAACGTCCGCTACTCATAATACTTGCCGTTGTTGTTGTCAGTACCATTACACTCAAACGTGCTTGCTTTAAACCAAAACAACGTCGAGTCTACGTCGACATGGTAGCGGACATGTTTCACCCAGGGCATGTTGCCTTTCTTAAGCAAGCAAGGGCCTTTGGTGACTATTTAATTGTAGGCTTGAACAACGACGAAGATGTAAAGTCATATAAACGTTTACCAATTATGAATCTTGAAGAACGAACACAAGCGGTCAGTGCATGCAAATATGTTGATGAGGTTATTCCCAACTGCCCGCTTCGTGTTACCGATGAATTTATCGATCAGCATAAAATTGATGTCGTTGTCCATGGTGATGATTTCAATCCTGAAACAATACAACATTACTACGGTGTACCGATTCGTCGTAATATGTTTAAAACCGTTCCGTACACCAAAGGTGTTTCTACCAGTGATTTGATTCGGCGTATTCGCGCACGAGCTGAAGGCGAAATTTAA
- a CDS encoding RtcB family protein has translation MISKEKLTKITPTQWEIPQSYRADMLVPARIFATQEMLDVVFNDRSLEQLVNVATLQGIQGHAFAMPDAHEGYGFPIGGVAATQWPDGVISPGGIGYDINCGVRLLKTTQSYDDIKGRLKDLSETLFRMIPSGVGKGGSITLTSQEIDQVLTYGAQWALKNGYATQDDLRHIESNGRLENADPSKVSEQAKQRGLDQIGTLGSGNHFVEVDIVDEIYDTAAAGALGLWKNQATILIHTGSRGLGHQVATDYIKIMMNAMPSYNITLPDRELACVPFSSPEGTDYFNAMAAAANFAWANRQVITWEVRQAWNKIFAGTGDQISLVYDVAHNIAKIEQHLVGKKKKKLIVHRKGATRSFGPEHEELAQEYRAIGQPVLIPGSMGTASYVLVGTEQAMTTSFGSCCHGAGRTMSRHAAKRSIHGKTLYEELMSKGIHIQAGSMVGLAEEAPLAYKDVDNVVNVVHDAGIARKVARLRPCAVIKG, from the coding sequence ATGATCTCAAAAGAAAAACTCACAAAAATTACCCCAACTCAATGGGAAATTCCCCAAAGCTATCGCGCAGATATGCTCGTACCTGCTCGCATTTTTGCGACACAAGAGATGCTTGATGTTGTTTTTAACGACCGCTCACTTGAACAATTAGTTAATGTTGCAACATTACAAGGAATTCAGGGACATGCGTTTGCTATGCCCGATGCACACGAAGGATATGGTTTCCCTATTGGCGGTGTTGCAGCAACACAGTGGCCTGATGGCGTTATTTCACCCGGAGGAATCGGTTACGACATCAATTGCGGCGTACGCCTGCTCAAAACAACACAAAGCTATGATGACATCAAGGGTCGACTCAAAGATTTGAGTGAAACACTCTTTCGCATGATTCCTTCTGGTGTTGGAAAAGGGGGCAGTATTACCCTTACCTCGCAAGAGATTGATCAAGTTCTTACCTATGGCGCACAATGGGCACTCAAAAATGGTTATGCTACGCAGGATGACTTACGTCACATAGAATCAAACGGTCGCCTTGAAAATGCCGATCCAAGCAAAGTATCTGAGCAAGCAAAACAGCGAGGCCTTGATCAAATAGGAACTCTTGGTTCGGGAAATCATTTTGTTGAAGTTGATATTGTTGATGAAATTTATGACACAGCTGCTGCTGGAGCATTGGGCTTATGGAAAAATCAGGCAACGATCCTTATTCACACCGGCTCACGCGGGCTTGGTCATCAAGTTGCAACCGATTATATTAAAATCATGATGAATGCTATGCCAAGTTACAATATCACACTTCCTGACCGCGAACTTGCATGCGTTCCCTTTTCAAGTCCCGAAGGGACCGATTATTTTAATGCTATGGCGGCAGCGGCAAATTTTGCCTGGGCAAACAGACAAGTAATTACCTGGGAAGTTCGACAAGCCTGGAATAAAATATTCGCAGGAACTGGCGACCAGATTAGTCTTGTGTATGACGTTGCACACAATATCGCAAAAATTGAGCAACATTTGGTTGGTAAAAAAAAGAAAAAACTTATTGTTCATCGCAAGGGAGCTACACGCTCATTTGGTCCCGAACATGAAGAGTTAGCACAAGAATATCGTGCCATTGGACAGCCGGTGCTGATCCCGGGCAGCATGGGAACTGCATCATATGTTTTAGTTGGCACAGAACAAGCAATGACCACTTCTTTTGGATCCTGCTGCCATGGTGCTGGGCGCACAATGTCACGCCATGCAGCAAAGCGATCTATCCATGGTAAAACACTTTACGAGGAACTTATGAGCAAGGGCATCCATATACAAGCTGGCTCAATGGTTGGTCTAGCTGAAGAAGCACCACTAGCGTACAAAGATGTCGATAATGTGGTTAATGTTGTTCATGATGCAGGCATTGCGCGCAAGGTCGCACGATTACGACCCTGCGCAGTTATCAAGGGTTGA
- the eno gene encoding phosphopyruvate hydratase, with product MAKIVRLSAREILDSRGCPTLESFIELSDGRRVSASVPAGASVGRHEAHELRDILSEHYHGKGVQEAVRKIEKIIAPLLVGKKPDLLSMDHLMIQADGTQDKSNLGANTLLVVSIAVARAHALVHGIELFEVIAQLSDDRSPSIPQCMFNILNGGMHGDSGAVFQEFMIMPFSDESFEQQLQDVVAVYQQLKALLKKRSYEAGVGDEGGFTPHLPGSGVIREREALDLLMESIMLAGFDFEYFKICLDVAASCFYDEGQQIYTIDDELFSAQDLVGLYEELTKNYPIYSIEDGMSQDDWAGWKLLTDRLGDKVQLVGDDLFTTNVERIKQGIDTGVANAVLIKPNQIGTVSQALQSLDMAHKAGYKTVVSHRSGETSDTFIIDLAVGAGADQCKAGACSRGERVAKYNRLLQLEELLK from the coding sequence ATGGCAAAGATTGTACGTTTGAGTGCTCGAGAAATTTTAGATTCACGTGGATGTCCTACACTCGAGAGTTTTATTGAGCTGAGTGATGGGCGGCGAGTAAGTGCTAGTGTTCCTGCTGGTGCATCGGTTGGCCGACATGAAGCTCATGAACTGCGAGATATTCTTTCTGAGCATTATCATGGAAAAGGGGTGCAAGAAGCAGTCCGTAAAATTGAAAAAATTATTGCACCGCTTCTTGTTGGCAAAAAACCCGATCTGCTTTCTATGGACCACCTTATGATTCAGGCCGATGGGACGCAGGATAAATCAAATCTTGGAGCAAATACTTTGCTTGTGGTGAGCATTGCAGTTGCTCGTGCTCATGCACTTGTTCATGGAATAGAGCTCTTTGAGGTTATCGCACAGCTCTCTGATGATCGCAGCCCAAGCATTCCACAATGCATGTTTAACATTTTAAATGGGGGAATGCATGGAGATAGTGGGGCAGTATTTCAAGAATTTATGATTATGCCCTTTTCAGATGAATCTTTTGAGCAACAATTACAAGATGTGGTAGCGGTTTATCAGCAACTCAAAGCTCTTTTGAAGAAGCGATCGTATGAAGCGGGGGTAGGTGATGAAGGTGGTTTTACGCCGCACCTGCCAGGAAGCGGAGTGATTCGTGAACGCGAAGCGCTTGATTTGCTCATGGAATCGATCATGCTTGCTGGTTTTGACTTTGAGTATTTTAAAATATGTTTAGACGTAGCAGCGTCCTGCTTTTATGATGAAGGTCAACAAATTTACACGATTGATGACGAGCTTTTTTCGGCACAGGATTTAGTAGGGTTGTACGAAGAGCTTACCAAAAATTATCCAATTTATTCGATTGAAGATGGTATGAGTCAAGATGATTGGGCTGGCTGGAAATTATTGACTGATCGTTTGGGTGATAAAGTTCAGTTGGTGGGCGATGACCTTTTTACAACTAATGTAGAGCGTATTAAGCAGGGCATTGATACAGGAGTCGCCAATGCTGTACTGATTAAACCAAACCAAATTGGAACGGTTTCTCAGGCTTTGCAGTCGCTTGATATGGCTCATAAGGCTGGGTACAAAACAGTGGTTTCGCACCGTTCAGGTGAAACATCGGACACCTTTATCATAGACCTTGCAGTTGGTGCTGGAGCTGATCAATGCAAAGCTGGCGCTTGTTCTCGCGGTGAGCGTGTTGCAAAGTATAATCGGTTGCTGCAGCTAGAAGAATTATTGAAATAA
- a CDS encoding ankyrin repeat domain-containing protein, whose product MRVRNSNFFRVILIAFFALSGSGCFLSGLNDFQEVHFKNGKVGSEAIQTVVTNNPNAVMRHLRGLKFGMLINSKDETQRAIVLWAAKYNQLDAFKNILTIAFDEDDLVSDDDLEVSVNYQDLATGNTPLHEAVINKNLQMVQLLLKNKADQFLTNNLGNTPLHEAVIASNLLIAQQLINDLLKEYQREFIDVKNKLNKTALDLAPKGSALDKYLSQIINPEIVEEKKEEKGKEDVLKLAEEEAKKKKNKIDLGEPGQPKLPHVKKAQGPLSRRRPTKKLKELNQEIKMRSEQLKAEIEKRDEERQIKRENTVANLKKFKEDLDGFVIKNGKKPLTKVKLQALLKQNNLEKYFANLNLISDSNISVQSFHKEIDVKIDKLNKKMGIQDVELNPPSEAKEYPKKVVGAHVVVSESEVVVSAVSVKSKPDSQLQGQLKKLSTSLGVLRSKLNDLRKALGELKGNLHS is encoded by the coding sequence ATGAGAGTTAGAAATTCAAATTTTTTCAGAGTAATACTGATAGCTTTTTTTGCACTGAGTGGTTCAGGTTGTTTTTTGAGTGGATTGAATGATTTTCAAGAGGTTCATTTTAAAAATGGCAAAGTTGGTAGCGAGGCCATTCAAACTGTTGTTACTAATAATCCAAATGCTGTCATGCGACACTTGCGTGGTTTAAAATTTGGAATGCTTATCAATTCTAAAGATGAGACTCAAAGAGCAATTGTGCTATGGGCAGCGAAGTATAATCAATTAGATGCTTTTAAGAATATTTTAACAATAGCCTTCGATGAGGACGATCTTGTGTCAGACGATGATCTTGAAGTATCTGTAAATTATCAAGATCTGGCAACAGGAAATACTCCGTTGCACGAAGCGGTTATCAACAAAAATCTTCAAATGGTTCAACTGCTTCTTAAAAATAAGGCTGACCAGTTTTTGACTAATAACCTCGGCAATACCCCTCTTCACGAAGCAGTAATTGCGAGCAATTTATTGATAGCTCAACAGCTTATTAATGATCTTCTCAAAGAATATCAACGTGAGTTCATTGACGTGAAAAATAAATTGAATAAGACTGCGCTTGATCTAGCTCCCAAAGGTTCAGCTTTAGATAAATACCTTAGCCAGATTATTAATCCAGAAATAGTCGAAGAAAAAAAAGAAGAAAAAGGGAAAGAGGATGTTTTAAAGTTAGCCGAAGAAGAAGCTAAGAAAAAAAAGAATAAAATTGACCTTGGAGAACCTGGTCAACCAAAACTACCGCATGTAAAAAAAGCACAAGGACCTTTAAGTCGAAGAAGGCCAACAAAAAAATTAAAAGAGCTTAATCAAGAAATAAAGATGAGAAGTGAGCAGCTCAAAGCAGAAATCGAAAAGAGAGATGAAGAACGTCAAATAAAAAGAGAAAACACTGTAGCAAATTTAAAAAAATTTAAAGAAGATTTAGATGGTTTTGTTATTAAAAATGGAAAAAAGCCTCTTACTAAAGTTAAGTTACAGGCTCTTCTTAAACAAAATAATTTAGAAAAGTACTTTGCCAATTTAAATTTAATAAGTGATTCAAATATAAGCGTACAAAGTTTTCATAAAGAAATTGATGTAAAAATTGATAAACTTAATAAAAAAATGGGGATTCAAGACGTCGAATTAAATCCACCATCAGAGGCCAAAGAATATCCCAAAAAAGTCGTAGGTGCTCACGTTGTAGTATCTGAGTCAGAGGTTGTAGTTTCTGCTGTTTCAGTTAAGAGTAAGCCTGACAGTCAACTTCAAGGACAACTTAAAAAATTAAGTACATCACTGGGGGTTTTGCGTTCCAAGCTTAATGACTTACGCAAAGCGTTAGGTGAGTTGAAAGGCAATCTACACTCGTAA
- a CDS encoding preprotein translocase subunit YajC — protein sequence MDINYFCNLTPLALTWARPFLAVWCILLVFLCFIITTQRAQHKKFHEIEHFLRPGAKVITSNGIGGNVIALFQHTLVIELASGQKKEIPKYLVEHVYQD from the coding sequence ATGGACATAAATTATTTTTGTAACCTCACCCCACTGGCTCTGACATGGGCACGACCATTCCTTGCAGTATGGTGCATACTCCTTGTCTTTTTGTGTTTTATTATCACGACTCAGCGTGCTCAGCACAAGAAATTTCACGAAATAGAACATTTCCTTCGACCTGGAGCAAAAGTTATTACCAGCAATGGAATTGGAGGAAATGTTATCGCTCTTTTTCAACACACACTTGTTATTGAGCTTGCTTCTGGGCAAAAAAAAGAGATTCCTAAGTATTTGGTAGAGCATGTCTACCAGGATTAA
- a CDS encoding uracil-DNA glycosylase yields MSCENTLTKQEQLKKLFAPYVNCQKCPLATQGRTQVVFGSGDAQATLMFIGEGPGRDEDLQGSPFVGRSGQLLTKIIQAMGLEREQVYISNVVKCRPPNNRTPLPTETSTCKQLLLLKEIEIIQPKVICTLGAPAAKALLGEDVQISRVRGIFAEFKGITVMPTYHPAYLLRNPVEKRTVWEDMKKIMAKIQELNP; encoded by the coding sequence ATGTCTTGCGAAAATACACTGACAAAACAAGAGCAACTCAAAAAACTTTTTGCACCGTACGTCAATTGTCAAAAATGCCCGCTTGCAACACAAGGACGCACGCAGGTAGTTTTTGGTTCAGGCGATGCGCAGGCAACACTCATGTTTATTGGTGAAGGCCCAGGACGCGATGAAGACCTGCAAGGCTCACCGTTTGTTGGTCGCTCAGGTCAATTACTCACCAAAATAATCCAGGCTATGGGGCTTGAACGCGAGCAGGTTTATATCTCCAACGTCGTGAAGTGCCGACCGCCCAACAACCGCACCCCACTGCCCACCGAAACGAGTACCTGCAAACAATTATTACTGCTCAAAGAGATTGAAATTATTCAGCCAAAGGTCATCTGCACACTTGGCGCTCCAGCGGCCAAAGCGCTCCTGGGTGAGGACGTGCAGATTTCGCGCGTACGAGGTATTTTTGCTGAATTCAAAGGCATTACCGTCATGCCCACCTATCACCCTGCATATTTGCTGAGAAACCCAGTAGAGAAGCGCACAGTATGGGAAGATATGAAAAAAATTATGGCCAAAATCCAAGAGCTTAATCCTTAA
- a CDS encoding archease has translation MKKFNLIDHTADVRLFVQADSQQELFLAALQGMAEIISPTSCHTNKSMITHIIKINSHDPTVLLIDFLSEALTLSHVYKALFCSATFTILTPNQLEALVHGIPVAQFDEDIKAVTYHEAEIIHDNQGNLSTMIVFDI, from the coding sequence ATGAAAAAATTCAATCTCATCGATCATACGGCTGATGTTCGCTTATTTGTCCAGGCAGACTCTCAGCAGGAACTTTTTTTAGCTGCCCTTCAAGGCATGGCGGAAATTATAAGCCCAACAAGTTGCCATACCAATAAATCGATGATTACACACATAATAAAAATCAATTCTCACGATCCAACAGTACTTTTAATTGATTTTCTCTCTGAAGCCCTGACATTAAGCCATGTATATAAGGCCCTCTTCTGTTCTGCAACATTTACCATACTTACCCCCAATCAACTTGAAGCGTTAGTCCATGGCATACCCGTTGCCCAATTCGACGAAGATATTAAGGCGGTCACCTACCATGAAGCCGAAATCATTCACGACAACCAAGGAAACTTGAGCACAATGATTGTCTTTGATATTTAA